In Macaca nemestrina isolate mMacNem1 chromosome 10, mMacNem.hap1, whole genome shotgun sequence, the genomic window GTGGTGAGGTGCGGTTTCTCCCCAGCATGCCCCAGGCTTCAAGGGTAAAAGGTGCTGCAGGTAGTTAGGATGGCTGCTGTCCTAGTACAAGGTCTGCCTCACAGAGGGAGAGCTTAGTCTCACGTTATCCTGCTGGGCAGGACAGCCCTGCACAGCCCCAACGTGGCAGAAAGCATCATACACGACGTGTCAGTTTGCCAGCAAGAAAAGCTGAATCCAACCCTCACCCCATTTGCTCAGcgggtaattttttgtgttcCTGATGTTTTTGCAGAAGAAACCAGAAATTCTCTGTACTTGAGTTCCTTCAGGTGAACAGTTAGCCAGGAAACCAGTCCTCTTTGGAGGTTATTTTGGAGTCTCATCTTTTCCAgacattttatgatttaaaaaaaaaaaaaaaattctatatgggttttaaaaaaaaaaaaaaaactggctctCACACAAATTGAAACTGCTCTCCAACATTTTACCCGCGAATTTACCAATGTTTCACATTATATCCACACAAGACCCATGCGTTAACTATGCTTTTTCTTAATGACGTTGCTCGAATAAGCTATTACTAGTTTGCAGTAACTTCGTATAAAGCTTTCATTAGGAGATTTCAAAAAAGGGAGAGCCAACTTTTCCCATATGTACAATCTGGAGAGAAAtgaccccttccccaccccaccccccacataAAAGATAATAATCTCTGCTAACTAGTCAGTATTTCCTAAAGCAAATACTACAGATGATTCAAAAAATCCAGGCAAAGTCGAAGCAATATATTTTGCAACAATTATTCTTTCAATAAATGACTTGTAAATTCTCTCCCACACCATGTTAGACAGGTAAGCGACGTCACTTCCAAATTTCAACTGTTACATAGAAGATCCAGAATGTCAACACCACTTGCAATCTACACAAGGTTACAAACAACACATACACCTTCAATTCAAAATATCTGAATGAAAGGTTTCATCCCAATTATGGGAAAAAAACTTCCCATCTCACAGGCTGGTTAGAAACTGGTTCTGAATACAGCGTAACATACACAGCAATTCAGATCTTAAGAAACTCAACTGTTGCCAGTTAATACAGTAAGTAGAACTTTATTCAGCTTCACCCTTGTTTCATTTTTCCATATAAGTGATCCTTTCTATACCTTTTAAGGTAAGTAATCACCTCAAGATAATCAGACATCTAAAGAAAACTTTGGTAAACTGGACTATAGTAattgtatgaaaaaaaaatagctcttaAGATTCCTAACTGCTACAATAGTGTTGATGGGATCAAATCCTAATTAGGATAGAGAcctaattcatttttaaatgtgggaAATATACAAGATTAAATGCTTAGTTTGATAAAAATAAAGGTTTCACCAACTGTTCTCCATTGCTGAGAAGCCCCCACACTGCCCCACTATGCGTATTCCTAGTATTTCATCCATGTCCTGCTCTGCTGTGCTGCCCTACAAAAAAAtccttaggaggaaaaaaaaaaaataatcaaaaggtgTAGTGTGTACTGCTTAAGAACTTAATGTCCAAGACATCTTTAAAGTCCGGGAGTACCTGAAAACCGTGGGTAAACATGGACCATTTTCCTTGCGTATCAACTTTACACTAAGCATCTAACATTCAAAAAGTGCAAAATTTGTACTTAACAGCAAGAATTCCCAAGCTCCTGCCATCCACTGATATTCCATCCTGTTTGAAGTTCTACATTAAAACATGATTACTTTTGCCATAAAACAAAAGTATTACCcttaaaatatctatttcatatatacaaaccacattattttttattctgacaGGTCACAAATTTTGAGCAAGTTCTTCCCTAGGTGACCCTACCTAGCCAAAATGAAGGTGGAGCAAACATTGCTTTAGCTTAACTGCACTAATATTTACACCATGTGACCCTTCTAACCAAATAGAATACTGCTGATCTGCCATAATCAGTTTGTGTGACATGGctcaaatgtacaaaaataaaaagtagacatAGGGAGAAATTAACCCAATAGATTTCAAATTAAGCAATAGCAAGGCAATTCAAATATTAACATGGCATAAAATTTCCCTATTTTAGCGATTTCCAAATGCTATTTATAAACAAGGGATGAGTTCACTTGCTTAGATATTTGAAATACAACTTTATTCTGATTCTAAACGAAAAGGAATGGGAATGACAGTAACAAAACAAGATTTCACCACTGAATATTGTGATGTGACTGTAGCAGTCTTATATTTGAAACTCAAGGAATCAACTGCGTTCCAAAACAACTAAATATGCAGGTCCAAACaatgaaggtattttttaaactGCCACATTCACTCCGAAGCCCACTCATCTCCTTCAGCATCCCACAGATGAAGCACATGTTCCGCTTAGCTAGATAATAATGAGGTGGCACACACGCTGCACCGCTGACATCACAGGACAGCTGCCTATAAAACTAGACTTCTGACGCTGGGCTCCAGCTCCATTCTCACAGGTCATCATCCTCATCCGGGAGAGCAGTTGTCTGAGCAACCTAGACGAAGAGATGAAAAAATGTTAACACTCCAGATCAAAACTGCCAGGAATATACAAGTCAAACGTTATAGCCTAGACAGCAAAGTGGCCGTAATACCTCTAAGTCGTGCTCATACTGCGCTGCCAAAGCTGGGTCCATGACAACTTCCGGTGGGGCAAGAGCAGGCATGGCAACAAATTCCAAGTTAGGGTCTCCAATGAGCTTCCTAGCGAGCCAGAGGAAGGGCTTTTCAAAGTTGTAGTTACTTTTGGCAGAAATGTCGTAGtactgtttaaaagaaaataattttaccttttaaaattcattaagatGACGATTTTTCTAGAACATGGCAAGACAAGAAAATGTTAAGATTCttggcaaggcatggtggctcatgcctgtaatcccagcactttgggggggggggctgaggtgggaggattgcctgagtccaacAGTACAAGatcaggcctgggcaacagagcaagaccccatctctacaaaaaaacaaattaggtgggcatggtcttgaatgcctgtggtcccagctactcagaaggctgaagtgggaggactgcttgagcccaggagttcaaggctgcagtgagctatgttcatgacactgcactcccgccagggcaacagggcaagaccctgtctcaaaacacaaagaatatataaatacacacacgtATCTCAGTTGACCAACCCGgacaacagtgaaaccccatctctatcattctttaaaaacaatagtataaaaaaagacaaaattatttcctgccagcacagtggctcatgcctgtaatcccagcacttcaggaggccgaggcaagtggatcacttaaggtcaggagtcggagatcagcctgaccaacatggtgaaaccccgtctctactaaaaaaaaaaaaaaaaaaaaagtacaaaaatttgccaggcgtggtggtacatgcctttaATCCAGCTACTAGgggagctgagacaggagaactgcttgaacctgggaggcggaggtcgcagcgagcccagattgcatcactgcactccagcctgggggacagagagggactccatcttgggagaaaaaaaatcatttccataTATAATAGACACTGGTCAATTTCATGGTCTTACATACAATCTCCGCTAAGAGAAATAACTCAGGAAGTTTTAATTTTACACACCTGAAGATTCTTCTTTCGGTGGAAGACAATGGATTTCGCCTTCACTTTCCTGTCCTTAATGTCCACTTTGTTACCACACAACACAATGGGGATGTTTTCACACACTCGCACCAGATCTCTATGCCAGTTAGGCACGTTCTTGTAAGTAACTCTCGATGTTACGTCAAACATGATGATGGCACACTGGGCTGAAAGAAACAGttgcagtaattagtacactcAGTTTACCACACAAGTGAAGAATGCTAAGAACCGCAGACTAGGATTCAACTATAGTCTTAGACCTCAACGAGGCAACTAGATCTCTCCCCTCACTTTCAAAGTCTCTTTCAATTCTAAGAACATTAACACAGAACTCTTCCTAAGAAAGATGAGCTGATTCTATCAAATCTCCCTGATAAACTTCACCATTAATACTCCCCTCATCCCCAAAACACTATCTGAAGTAATTAATGCCAAGTGAGATTCGGGAGAACCAAGCTGCCATATTCTGAGGGTAGGGCCTGGAAATAGTCTTCAGAAAGTCTTTAAATGGCCGACTATACTAGGAAATATCATTCCTGTCTTAAAAACTCCAGATAGGCCAAGcgatgtggctcatgcctgtaatcccagcactttgagaggctgaggtgggtggatcacctgagctcatgagttccagaccagcatgggcaacatggtgaatccccatccctacaaaaaaaaaatacaaaaattagtcaggcatagtggcaggtgcctgtagtcccagctactcaggaggctgaggcttaggaggcggaagctgcactccaggttgggcaacaaagcaagaccttgtctcaaaaaaaaaaaaaaaattaaataacccaGATGAAGTCTATATACTCACCTGCAGGAATAACTATGGTACAGTTAGTAAGGCAAGAAACCACAACTTTTTGGTTAAAggattttttggggggggaaaTTCTTGTGTTTATATGTACACGTTCAAGAAGAGCAAAAGGCATGGAATGATTCCAGATAATGTGTTATTAGCAACGTGAGGTTCCAGGAGAGATGAGTATTTTGTTTATTCCTCTCTTTTTGGTACAATGAACATTTTCCTTGAGATTTTTAAATCAAACTATTTGAGAAAAATACTCTGCACAACTTACTACAAACAATTTAACAAGAAATCGGCTAGTCTTGTATAACACTTGTTAAGACCTCCGATCTCCTCTGGTCTAGTATCTGGTGTTGCTTTGTAATGGACTAGAAATATTCATTGATCGCCACACCAAACTACACACAAGAACCTAAGTTTTCAAACACTGAAACTGCTGTTAACAGCCTGTTATTGTTTTAAAGATGACTTATAAGTTCCAGTGTAAGTCATAGGTTTTTCTAAACCATGCCTAGCATGACACAGCATGCAACTTTCATAAAATTTTCTCCTCTGCCACCAAAATGGTGGTCAACTCCCTGAAGTCCACGTCTTTTTTTAACCCAGAAATGACACAATTCCCATTACAGTATTAAGCACTATTTGTTGGAACAGACCTGATTTTCTATAACCTTGAAAACTGAAGTACACAAAACCTCTCAAAAACTGTTCAGCAAGTTACAAATGCCTACCTTGGATATAATAGCCATCTCTCAGTCCGCCGAATTTCTCCTGGCCGGCTGTGTCCCATACATTGAATTTAATAGGTCCTCTGTTGGTGTGGAACACTAGGGGATGAACCTCAACACCCAAGGTGGCTAAAACGGAAACGACATGATTGAGTGGATGAATTTACCCATTTCTCACGTATTTCCACAAGCAAGGTTTTCCTGCACATACCTACATACTTCTTCTCAAATTCACCAGTCAAATGACGCTTCACGAAGGTCGTTTTTCCAGTACCACCATCACCAACCAATACAAGCTGTTGGAGAACACATTTGGAAGTAAACCCAAAACACTTCACCTCTCAAGATCCCAGAGTCATGTAACTTTAGCCATCACAGGCTCACTTAAAACAAAGAATATGGATGCGGGGCCCCGTTACAGCCATCGTGGGTCCGGGAGGAGGGACCCGCGAGTCGCACGCGGTCGGACTCGGCCGCCTCCCGCCCCGCAGGGTTACCTACTTTGAACTGGACCTGGGGCTCTCCCTGCGCAGCCATCGCGGCGTTCCTGCGGAGGCAGAGGACGGAGGCGAGCGCTCGCGCGGCCCCGCAGCCCATGGCGGCCCCGCTCCCGCGCCCCCAGCGCCCCACGTGCCCGCCCCACAAAGGCCTCCCGCCCGCGGCGCCATGGCGGCCGGGCCTCGGAGCGGGAAGGCGGCGGGCGGGGCCGGCATCCGGGGCGGCGGGGCGCGGGGAACGGCGGACGGAGGAGTCGGGATAGGGACGGGACTGAGACCGGGACGGGAATGAGAGCGGAGGATGAAACGGGGGTTCGCGGGGGCGGGCGCCGACCCCATGCCCGTCTCCTGCCCCGGCACGGCCGGGCCCGCGCCACCCACCTACTCACAGCCGCCCGCTGTCCCTGGGCCCGCCACCTGCCCCGGCCCTGACCCCGGCTCCGGCCCCtatcccgccgccgccgcccctgTCCCCgcccggccctgccctgcccgGCCCGCCGCGTCTCACTACCTTCCAGAAGCGTCTCCGCGCCCGTCCGACTGAGGCTGGAAAGATGGCGGAAGCGCAATTCAAACGCCGGAGACGCAGCCGACGCCGGCGCGCGGGCAGGGGCGGGGCCGACGGGGGCGGGGTTGACAAGGGGCGGGGCAACGGCACGGCGCCCGCCCACGTGGCccgcgcgtgcgcgcgcgcacgcacgCAACCTGGTTCAGTCGGCCGCTGCGGCCGGCGCTGCGCTTAGGGTGGGGCGGGAGGCGCGATGGACCGCGTGGGAGGGCGAGCCGGGAGCGCGCACGCATGCCGGCCCGTGGGGGCCACGTGCGCCGACGCCCAGGGCGGGCTCGGGGGCGCGCATGCGCTGACAGGGAGGCGGCGCGCCCCTGGGCGGGAGTCGTTGGGCGCGGCCGGACTGTCGCGGCCGTGCTACCTCTTGGGTGGGAGGCGGTACTCGCTTGGGCAGACGCGGTCAGGCACGCGGCTTCCAGGCGCTGGCCAGCCAGTCCTTGTCTGTGCCCCGTGGGGTTGGGGTACTTGGGGTCCTGGGGCTTAGGATGGCGCTCGCGTGCGCGCAGGACGGGTGAGTGACAGAacggatgaatgaatgaagggatCCTAGGCTGGGCCTCCAGAGTCAGCCCGCGGCTCTGTCTCTCCAGATCGCAGCCTTCACGCCCCCAGGACCAGGGCCAGTTGGAGAGCGAGGAACCAGAGAGGGATGCCCCCACCCCGGAAAATggctacttatttttttttaagagacagagtctcggccgggtgcggtggctcacgcctgtaatcccagcactttgggaggccgagacgggcggatcacgaggtcaggagatcgagaccatcctggctaacacggtaaaaccccgtctctactaaaaaatacaaaaaactagccgggcgaggtggcgggcgtctgtagtcccagctactcgggaggctgaggcaggagaatggcgcaaacccgggaggcggagcttgcagtgagcagagatccggccactgcattccagcctgggcgacagagcgagactccgtctcaaaaaaaaaaaagagacagagtctcgctatgttgctcaggctggtctcgaactcccaggctcgaacgatcctcccgcctcagcctcccaattagctgggactacaggcgcgcaccacatccggggtaattttttttttctttttttttttttttaatttttagggaCACCATCTTACTATGTCTCCCAGGTTGGcttcaggggatccacccgcctcggcctcccaaagcgcccAGCTTCTCAAAGCGTTTCATAGGTTGGCAGCCTTGGCCGCTGCGTCCTACAAACAAAATGATGAAATTTTGTTTGCAGTCTGGGCGCGTCTTCCAGCCCTAGTTACGAACGCGGACGGAATAAGCGCTCAGCTTCCCAGCCCCGTGTTGGCCTGAAGCTGTAAGACTCCAAACAAGGTTGAGCTAGAGCGACCCCGACTTCCTGGGCGCCCCTGCCGACATGCAGACGGAAAAAGGCTCAAATCAGCGCAGTCAAGCGCCTTAGAAGAGTCCAGCATGGTGAAAGAGTCCCGGTAACCGAGGAGTCCTCCCTGCAGTCCTGGGCACACTTGAGTCCGCGGGGAACCCCAGTGACGCAAATTGGTCACAACGCGGGGGAGAACCGGCCTGCTGGGAACGCAAGTCCGAGCTCCCCCAGAACCCTCAGGGGAACGCCAAGCACCTCTCGCGGGAGAGCAGAATCTAACAGTAAAACGGGAATGCCCATTGCTTGTGACCCTGGATTTCCATTTCTAGGGAGAGGCTCGAGAGTTAAACTCACGCCtcacacatgtgcacaacatTTAATGCTGTATAACATTTAAAAGGATTGACGGTCATCTGTTTCCACAGGTTTAGATAGACGTCAAAAGGATAAtgttgagaaaagaagaaagaggtgaTAATAGCTTTATAAAGTCtaggccacctgtaatcccagcactttgggagcccgaggtaggaggattccttaaacccaggagttcccagcctaggagacagagtaagaccctgttttcaaaattattacaTAAAGCCTAACACTATATGTAACTTTATCTAGAGggattatatatatagtataatgtCATTTATGTAAGttttttacaaaaacataaaagca contains:
- the LOC105490533 gene encoding GTP-binding nuclear protein Ran isoform X1 → MAAQGEPQVQFKLVLVGDGGTGKTTFVKRHLTGEFEKKYVATLGVEVHPLVFHTNRGPIKFNVWDTAGQEKFGGLRDGYYIQAQCAIIMFDVTSRVTYKNVPNWHRDLVRVCENIPIVLCGNKVDIKDRKVKAKSIVFHRKKNLQYYDISAKSNYNFEKPFLWLARKLIGDPNLEFVAMPALAPPEVVMDPALAAQYEHDLEVAQTTALPDEDDDL
- the LOC105490533 gene encoding GTP-binding nuclear protein Ran isoform X2; this encodes MFDVTSRVTYKNVPNWHRDLVRVCENIPIVLCGNKVDIKDRKVKAKSIVFHRKKNLQYYDISAKSNYNFEKPFLWLARKLIGDPNLEFVAMPALAPPEVVMDPALAAQYEHDLEVAQTTALPDEDDDL